One region of Deltaproteobacteria bacterium RIFCSPHIGHO2_02_FULL_44_16 genomic DNA includes:
- a CDS encoding tyrosine recombinase XerC, translating to MSSKLPSLSEVLLAFSSYIKDERQLSEHTHKNYLADVQQFFAFLKTQGKEKIADIHVDTVRQYLADLLKEKQASSVARKLATLRTFFRYCQRRGWMQENPAKEVATPRIPKRIPKFLTVDEMMLLLDVPDNLTPMGSRDRAILELFYSSGIRVSELVGLNIANIDLSERSLRVLGKGKKERIVPVGQKAADALHLYFEKRSAFTSDRDFKAVFLNRQGGRLSVRSVERMLFKYLKRSGIQKSVTPHVLRHTFATHLLGAGADMRGIQELLGHSSLSTTQKYTHVGIDQMIEVYDKSHPKA from the coding sequence ATGAGTTCAAAGCTTCCCTCTCTTTCCGAAGTTCTTCTCGCCTTTTCTTCATATATAAAAGATGAACGTCAGCTCTCGGAGCATACGCATAAAAACTATCTGGCCGATGTGCAGCAATTTTTTGCTTTTTTAAAAACTCAAGGAAAAGAGAAGATTGCCGATATCCATGTCGATACGGTCCGTCAGTATTTGGCCGATCTTTTAAAAGAGAAACAAGCGTCGTCGGTGGCGCGAAAACTCGCGACTCTTCGAACTTTTTTTCGCTATTGCCAACGTCGTGGTTGGATGCAGGAAAATCCGGCAAAAGAAGTAGCCACGCCACGCATTCCCAAAAGAATTCCAAAATTTTTAACTGTCGATGAAATGATGCTTTTGTTAGATGTCCCTGACAATCTGACACCCATGGGATCTCGTGATCGTGCGATTCTGGAGCTCTTTTATTCTTCAGGGATTCGCGTGAGTGAATTAGTGGGATTAAATATTGCTAATATCGATCTTTCGGAAAGAAGTCTTCGTGTTTTAGGAAAAGGGAAAAAAGAACGAATTGTTCCCGTTGGCCAAAAAGCAGCTGACGCTCTTCACCTCTATTTTGAAAAGCGATCTGCATTTACGAGCGATCGTGATTTCAAGGCTGTTTTTTTAAATCGACAAGGAGGAAGACTTTCGGTTCGAAGTGTGGAAAGAATGCTTTTCAAATATTTGAAAAGAAGTGGAATTCAAAAATCGGTGACGCCTCATGTGTTGCGTCACACCTTTGCAACCCATTTGCTCGGAGCTGGCGCAGATATGCGTGGGATTCAAGAACTCTTGGGACACTCGAGTCTCTCCACCACACAAAAATATACGCATGTTGGTATTGATCAGATGATCGAAGTATATGATAAGTCCCACCCGAAAGCGTAA